One Carassius gibelio isolate Cgi1373 ecotype wild population from Czech Republic chromosome B18, carGib1.2-hapl.c, whole genome shotgun sequence DNA segment encodes these proteins:
- the miox gene encoding inositol oxygenase — translation MRVVNLGPDPSLAYRPDSHEKDKTEFRNFESGALFDRVFNTYKLMHTYQTLDFVKQKHLEWANCNHFSMSMMKNIDSLDELVDESDPDVDFPNSFHAFQTAEGIRKEHPDKDWFQLVGLIHDIGKIMALYGEPQWAVVGDTFPVGCKFQNSIVFRNSTFEGNPDGKNPALNTEFGIYEPKCGLDNVLMSWGHDEYLYRVMKFNKCTIPEEGLYMIRFHSFYPWHSDGDYMHLCNEKDLQMLPWVKEFNKFDLYTKSTELPDVESLRPYYQSLIDKYCPGTLRW, via the exons ATGAGGGTGGTGAACCTG GGTCCAGATCCCTCTCTGGCATATCGCCCTGATAGTCACGAGAAAGACAAAACAGAATTCAGGAACTTTGAG AGTGGAGCTCTCTTTGACCGTGTGTTTAATACATACAAGCTGATGCACACATACCAAACACTGGACTTTGTCAAACAGAAG CATCTGGAATGGGCGAACTGCAATCACTTCAGCATGAGCATGATGAAGAACATCGATTCCCTGGACGAGCTTGTTGATGAATCCGACCCCGACGTTGACTTCCCGAACTCTTTCCATGCCTTCCAGACTGCAGAGGGGATCCGTAAAGAGCATCCTGATAAAG ATTGGTTCCAGCTAGTCGGTTTGATCCATGACATCGGAAAAATCATGGCCTTGTATGGGGAGCCACAG tggGCTGTAGTTGGAGATACCTTCCCAGTGGGATGCAAGTTCCAGAATTCAATAGTGTTCAGAAACTCAACATTTGAAGGCAATCCGGATGGAAAGAACCCTGCACTCAA caCAGAATTTGGGATTTATGAACCAAAATGTGGACTTGATAACGTCCTGATGTCTTGGGGACATGATG AGTATTTATACCGGGTAATGAAGTTCAACAAATGCACCATCCCTGAGGAG GGTCTTTACATGATCCGCTTCCACTCCTTCTACCCCTGGCACTCTGACGGAGACTACATGCACTTATGCAACGAGAAAGACCTGCAGATGCTGCCCTGGGTCAAAGAGTTTAA CAAGTTTGATTTGTACACCAAGAGCACTGAACTACCGGACGTGGAGAGTCTGAGGCCGTATTATCAGTCTCTGATTGACAAGTACTGCCCCGGGACACTGCGCTGGTGA